In one Pseudoliparis swirei isolate HS2019 ecotype Mariana Trench chromosome 23, NWPU_hadal_v1, whole genome shotgun sequence genomic region, the following are encoded:
- the tex2 gene encoding testis-expressed protein 2, with product MSSQGSSSRGRGQHADTPPPRHAPGPKLQVQRSLSRDTITIHFSALGKEDDDEELYGVPLGSPGAESERDGAGGLHGPEASRADDRSVAADLEAKEELLFESAGGETSSGAAGLPVSSNTSSVRPSDPHTPSPAMTIIPSSTQPQLSSTPPASSSWPSERPSANPPCASPCKSTALSSSKPFLSLVRSLSNDVESREATPAPATVAPSHARHRHLMKSFVKSLSTDTSKADHQEGPLHHFLHHPPHHQQQQQAQPSQRPPPRNMQLLKQFSQPRLCSSPVTVTKVGGDSKTAPSSPIMSPDGRSFFKVQEVEARIEDTKRRLSEVMSDPLQLFSKMMGDESGVGAVAAHRAKSLSSSASELSGGTAVNEHTEGNNYSIKEEEGAEEEETPTGKGPDSVFFSFPSLAPAPTQASSFTFPKSPSLTLGRCSMSALVARQEDEDFCELYSEDFELCTDTETPDGDGATSRQPHTGSTGLCSELDSEEEDEEKEEEEESVPVTGLIFLTQLVYWYIVLPVPPYLCAVVHGIVAGFMLALLVLWLSSPRRSSSVTTRGKQSIKPWNVAQLDIKEPGTFKGWMNEIHSYDPEMYHATLTHSVYVRLEGSVLRLSKPNRNISRRATHNEPKPDVTYISQKIYDLTDSKINLVPQSLARKRVWNKKYPICIELAKQEDFMSKAQGEKLEAGDEKLTGLCEKLERTDKCEKVEASGSAEEPKRLFSAGGDLTIYLFGRTGREKEEWFRRFLLASRTISEGKSGSLPGICKSAFLPSRSRSSSTQSGGGLEADSRSSRSSSRGSLEELCQSRHRETSSAPSCGMKQKMLLDYNVYMAKYINPQATQRSPTATDSPGPQSPESSPKTTKKVRRTSEEPAEPEAWVNAFVGRIFWDFLGEKYWADVVSKKIQMKLSKIRLPYVMNELTLTELDMGFSIPKILHASQPSVDHQGLWFDLEVSYTGSFLMTLQTKMNLARLGKEGEGLGDHGKEGPRTYCLADSDEESSSAGSSDEEDPPELLSDKALLPGAEGYMGGHRPSKIMRFVDKIAKSKYFQKATETEFIKKKMEEVSNTPLLLTVEVQELRGTLAVNIPSPPTDRIWYGFRSPPHLELKARPKLGEREVTLVHVTDWIEKKLDQEFQKIFVMPNMDDLWLPIMHSAMDTRSNANLVTVTNDAFKDPEPEESEVSDM from the exons ATGAGCAGtcagggcagcagcagcaggggaaGAGGCCAGCATGCGGACACTCCTCCCCCTCGCCACGCCCCTGGACCCAAGCTGCAGGTGCAGCGCTCCCTCTCGCGCGACACCATCACCATCCACTTCTCTGCTCTGGGgaaggaggacgacgacgaggagCTCTACGGCGTACCTCTTGGATCTCCTGGGGCCGAATCTGAGCGCGATGGTGCGGGGGGACTTCACGGTCCCGAAGCTTCAAGGGCTGATGACCGGTCTGTCGCCGCGGACTTGGAGGCAAAGGAGGAGCTGCTGTTTGAATCTGCTGGTGGTGAGACCTCCTCTGGAGCTGCTGGGCTCCCTGTTTCATCCAACACCTCGTCTGTGCGgccctcagacccacacacgCCTTCTCCCGCCATGACTATTATCCCCAGCTCCACGCAGCCCCAACTGAGCTCCACCCCTCCTGCCAGCTCCTCCTGGCCCTCTGAACGACCCTCAGCCAATCCGCCGTGCGCCTCCCCTTGCAAGTCTACAGCGCTGTCCTCTTCCAAGCCTTTCCTCAGCCTGGTGAGGTCCTTGTCCAATGACGTCGAGTCTCGAGAAGCCACGCCTGCTCCCGCAACTGTTGCGCCGTCGCACGCACGGCACCGTCACTTAATGAAATCTTTTGTTAAGTCTCTTTCCACGGACACTTCGAAGGCTGACCACCAGGAAGGGCCTCTTCACCACTTTCTCCATCACCCGCCTCATcatcaacaacagcagcaggcgCAGCCATCCCAGCGGCCTCCACCTCGCAACATGCAGCTGCTTAAACAGTTCTCCCAGCCCCGCTTGTGCTCCAGCCCCGTCACTGTCACAAAAGTAGGCGGAGACTCCAAAACAGCGCCCTCTTCCCCCATCATGTCCCCAGATGGCAGGTCTTTCTTCAAGGTCCAAGAGGTGGAGGCCAGGATAGAGGATACCAAGCGACGGCTGTCCGAGGTGATGTCAGACCCCCTGCAGCTTTTTAGTAAGATGATGGGGGATGAGTCTGGCGTGGGAGCTGTTGCCGCTCATCGTGCCAAATCGCTGTCCTCCAGTGCATCCGAGCTCAGTGGAGGGACAGCGGTAAATGAACACACAGAAGGTAACAACTACAGCAtcaaggaggaagaaggggcagaagaggaagaaactCCCACGGGGAAAGGCCCCGactctgtttttttctccttcccgtCACTGGCACCGGCCCCAACCCAAGCCTCCTCATTCACTTTCCCCAAATCCCCGTCCCTCACCCTGGGCCGCTGCTCCATGTCGGCCCTGGTAGCTCGACAGGAAGACGAGGACTTCTGCGAACTGTACAGTGAAGACTTTGAGTTATGTACCGATACAGAAACACCAGACGGTGACGGTGCCACGTCCCGGCAGCCCCATACTGGCAGCACTGGGCTGTGTAGTGAACTtgactcagaggaggaggatgaggagaaagaggaggaggaggagtctgtgcCAGTGACTGGCCTCATCTTCCTGACACAGTTGGTCTACTGGTATATAGTCCTTCCAGTGCCACCATATCTATGTGCGGTGGTGCACGGGATAGTAGCTGGGTTCATGTTGGCCTTGCTGGTCCTCTGGCTGTCCTCTCCTCGACGCTCCTCATCCGTGACGACAAGAGGGAAGCAAAGTATAAAGCCCTGGAATGTGGCCCAGCTGGACATCAAAGAACCGGGAACCTTCAAG GGCTGGATGAATGAGATCCACAGTTACGACCCCGAGATGTACCACGCCACCCTGACCCACTCCGTTTACGTCCGGCTAGAGGGCTCCGTCCTGCGTCTGTCCAAGCCCAACCGGAACATTTCCCGCCGCGCCACACACAACGAGCCTAAACCCGACGTCACCTACATCAGCCAGAAGATCTATGACCTGACAGACAGCAAG ATCAACCTGGTGCCTCAAAGCCTGGCTAGGAAGAGAGTGTGGAACAAAAAGTACCCCATTTGCATTGAGCTGGCCAAGCAGGAGGACTTCATGTCTAAGGCCCAGGGAGAGAAGCTCGAAGCTGGCGATGAGAAATTAACGGGGCTGTGTGAGAAGCTGGAACGAACGGACAAATGCGAGAAAGTTGAGGCATCAGGATCAGCGGAGGAACCCAAAAGGCTATTCTCTGCAGGGGGGGATCTGACAATCTACTTGTTCGGGAGGACGGGTCGGGAGAAGGAAGAGTGGTTCCGGAGATTTCTTCTGGCGTCCCGAACAATATCAGAGGGGAAAAGTGGAAGTCTGCCCGGCATCTGCAAGAGTG CCTTCTTGCCGTCCcgcagccgcagcagcagcacccaATCTGGCGGAGGCCTGGAGGCtgacagcaggagcagcaggagcagcagccggGGAAGCCTGGAGGAGCTGTGTCAGTCTCGCCACAGAGAGACCTCCTCTGCTCCCTCGTGTGGGATGAAGCAGAAGATGCTGTTGGACTATAATGTCTACATGGCCAAATATATCAACCCCCAGGCAACACAGAGAAGCCCAACTGCCACTGACAGCCCTGGTCCACAAAGCCCCGAGAGCAGccccaaaactacaaaaaag gtacGCAGGACTTCAGAGGAGCCTGCGGAGCCCGAGGCCTGGGTCAACGCTTTTGTGGGAAGGATATTCTGGGACTTCCTGGGAGAGAAATACTGGGCCGATGTCGTCTCCAAAAAGATCCAGATGAAGCTCAGTAAGATCAGG CTGCCGTATGTTATGAATGAGCTGACTCTGACAGAGCTAGACATGGGCTTCTCCATTCCTAAGATCCTCCATGCCTCCCAACCCTCCGTGGACCACCAAG GTCTGTGGTTTGATCTGGAGGTCTCCTACACGGGCTCCTTCCTCATGACACTGCAGACCAAGATGAACCTGGCCCGCCTGGGGAAGGAGGGCGAGGGTCTCGGGGACCATGGGAAGGAGGG GCCACGGACATACTGTCTGGCAGACAGCGATGAGGAGTCGTCTAGTGCCGGTTCATCGGATGAGGAGGACCCCCCTGAACTCCTCAGTGACAAAGCCCTCCTCCCTGGCGCCGAGGG CTACATGGGAGGCCACAGGCCCAGCAAGATCATGCGCTTTGTGGACAAGATAGCCAAGTCGAAATACTTCCAGAAAGCCACCGAGACGGAGTTTatcaagaagaagatggaggaggtgtCCAACACGCCCCTGCTGCTCACGGTGGAGGTGCAAGAGCTGCGAGGGACACTGGCTGTCAACATCCCATCTCCCCCCACCGACAGGATATG GTATGGTTTCCGGAGTCCGCCTCACCTAGAGCTGAAAGCACGACCTAAACTCGGCGAGAGGGAGGTCACTTTAGTTCACGTGACAGACTGGATTGAGAAGAAACTGGATCAGGAATTCCAG AAAATATTTGTGATGCCAAACATGGATGATTTATGGCTACCCATAATGCACTCTGCCATGGACACACGTTCAAATGCCAACTTGGTTACTGTGACAAACGATGCCTTCAAGGACCCAGAACCCGAGGAGTCTGAGGTCTCTGACATGTGA